The following coding sequences lie in one Xanthomonas hyacinthi genomic window:
- the csy2 gene encoding type I-F CRISPR-associated protein Csy2, producing the protein MSACPAFDHLLVLPRLRVQNANAVSSPLTHGFPSITAFLGLMWALERKTRAAGLDIAFNAVGVACHAHQEQVTESGFVKAFRLTRNPVGKDGGTAAIVEEGRIHLELSLVFAVHSERWLRDPATQTADTAVVGELLGGMRMAGGSILPPADAGRHRRPPHVVALTGNPEDQQALFRKLRLRLLPGFALVARDDLLDTRLAELQTHTPDSTRLDAWLSLARINWRHAQDPDGGKGEWRNDRTGQGWIVPIPVGYGALGELHAPGSIANARDASTPFRFVESLYSAGEWLSPHRLHSPQQLLWYADSQPDAGLYRCRNDYRPATDAGLPDYDFN; encoded by the coding sequence ATGAGCGCCTGCCCTGCATTCGACCATCTGCTGGTGCTGCCGCGCCTGCGGGTCCAGAACGCCAACGCCGTCTCCAGCCCGCTCACCCATGGCTTCCCGTCGATCACCGCCTTCCTGGGCCTGATGTGGGCGCTGGAACGCAAGACGCGCGCGGCCGGACTGGACATCGCCTTCAATGCCGTCGGCGTGGCCTGCCACGCCCACCAGGAGCAGGTCACCGAGAGCGGCTTCGTCAAGGCGTTCAGGCTCACCCGCAACCCGGTCGGCAAGGACGGCGGCACCGCCGCCATCGTCGAGGAAGGCCGCATCCACCTGGAACTGAGCCTGGTGTTCGCGGTGCACAGCGAACGCTGGTTGCGCGATCCTGCCACCCAGACCGCGGACACCGCCGTCGTCGGCGAACTGCTGGGCGGCATGCGCATGGCTGGCGGCAGCATACTGCCGCCAGCCGACGCCGGACGCCATCGGCGGCCGCCACACGTCGTGGCCCTGACCGGCAATCCGGAGGACCAGCAGGCGCTGTTCCGCAAACTGCGCCTGCGCCTGCTGCCCGGCTTCGCACTGGTGGCCCGCGACGACCTGCTCGACACGCGGCTGGCCGAGCTTCAGACGCATACGCCCGACAGCACCCGGCTGGACGCATGGCTGTCGCTGGCGCGCATCAACTGGCGCCACGCACAGGACCCGGATGGCGGCAAAGGCGAATGGCGCAACGACCGTACCGGCCAAGGCTGGATCGTGCCGATCCCGGTGGGCTACGGTGCGCTCGGCGAACTGCATGCGCCCGGCAGCATCGCCAATGCACGCGACGCCAGCACGCCATTCCGCTTCGTCGAGAGCCTGTACTCGGCCGGCGAATGGCTCAGCCCGCACCGGCTGCACTCCCCGCAACAATTGCTCTGGTACGCCGACAGCCAGCCCGATGCCGGGCTGTATCGCTGCCGCAACGACTACCGACCCGCGACCGATGCCGGCTTGCCGGACTACGACTTCAATTGA
- the csy3 gene encoding type I-F CRISPR-associated protein Csy3, translated as MANDTLKTASVLAFERKLDPSDALFFAGSWNGRSDAGNWQPVKIRAKSVRGTISNRLKDKSKEQTDPAKLDAAIQNPNLQTVDVAALPLEADTLKVQFTLRVLGGAGEPSACNDGDYRKKLLATVGGYAQQHGFGELARRYAANLANGRFLWRNRIGAEQVEVQVAHLRDGGAAAQWSFQAHDHALRTLTPPAGETDDLHALAELIAAGLAGRSHVLLQVTAFVRLGAGQEVFPSQELNLNRERGDKSKTLYAVGEGDKAVAAIHSQKIGNALRTIDTWYPGVDENGAIAIEPYGSVTTQGKAYRQPKEKLDFYNLLDAWVIKDKAPDLEQQHFVIATLIRGGVFGDAG; from the coding sequence ATGGCCAACGACACCCTCAAGACCGCCTCCGTCCTCGCTTTCGAGCGCAAGCTCGATCCCTCCGACGCGCTGTTCTTCGCCGGCAGCTGGAACGGCCGCAGCGATGCCGGCAACTGGCAGCCGGTGAAGATCCGCGCGAAGTCCGTGCGCGGCACCATCTCCAACCGGCTCAAGGACAAGAGCAAGGAGCAGACCGACCCGGCCAAGCTCGATGCCGCCATCCAGAACCCCAACCTGCAGACCGTGGACGTGGCCGCGCTACCGCTGGAGGCCGATACGCTAAAAGTGCAGTTCACCTTGCGCGTCCTGGGCGGTGCAGGCGAGCCCTCGGCCTGCAACGACGGCGACTACCGCAAGAAGCTTCTCGCCACCGTCGGCGGCTATGCGCAGCAGCACGGCTTCGGCGAGCTGGCCCGGCGCTATGCCGCCAACCTGGCCAATGGCCGTTTCCTGTGGCGCAATCGGATCGGCGCCGAGCAGGTCGAAGTGCAGGTGGCTCACTTGCGTGACGGCGGTGCCGCCGCGCAGTGGAGCTTCCAGGCACACGACCACGCGCTGCGCACCCTGACCCCGCCGGCCGGCGAAACCGACGACCTGCACGCGCTGGCCGAATTGATCGCCGCCGGGTTGGCAGGCCGCTCGCACGTGCTGCTGCAAGTCACCGCCTTCGTCCGCCTTGGCGCCGGGCAGGAAGTATTCCCGTCGCAAGAACTGAACCTCAACCGGGAGCGCGGCGACAAGAGCAAGACGCTCTACGCGGTCGGCGAAGGCGACAAGGCCGTGGCGGCGATCCATTCGCAGAAGATCGGCAACGCCTTGCGCACCATCGACACCTGGTATCCCGGCGTGGACGAGAACGGCGCCATCGCCATCGAACCCTACGGATCGGTCACCACGCAGGGCAAGGCCTACCGTCAACCGAAGGAGAAGCTGGATTTCTACAACCTGCTCGACGCCTGGGTGATCAAGGACAAGGCACCGGACCTGGAACAGCAGCATTTCGTCATCGCCACGCTGATCCGTGGCGGCGTGTTCGGCGACGCAGGCTGA
- the cas6f gene encoding type I-F CRISPR-associated endoribonuclease Cas6/Csy4: MQHYLDLHLRPDPDIAPHHLMGALYARLHRGLVELGTSHIGVSFPGHDDKAPSLGSHLRLHGTESALQGLMATSWLQGMGDHLSISGIALVPDGTSHRQVTRVQAKSSPARLRRRAMRRHGWDADTAAERLPDAAAERLRLPFITLGSRSTGQAAFPLFIRHGPMLQEARRGPFNSYGLSHEATVPWF; the protein is encoded by the coding sequence ATGCAGCACTATCTCGATCTTCATCTCAGGCCCGACCCGGACATCGCCCCCCATCACCTCATGGGAGCCTTGTACGCACGCCTGCACCGAGGGTTGGTGGAATTGGGCACCTCGCACATAGGCGTCAGCTTCCCCGGCCACGATGACAAGGCGCCGAGCCTGGGTTCGCATCTGCGCCTGCACGGTACGGAGTCTGCATTGCAGGGATTGATGGCAACGTCCTGGCTCCAGGGCATGGGCGACCATCTGTCGATTTCCGGCATTGCCCTGGTGCCTGACGGAACCTCGCACCGACAGGTGACGCGTGTCCAGGCCAAGAGCAGCCCCGCGCGCCTTCGACGCCGCGCCATGCGGCGGCATGGTTGGGATGCCGACACCGCGGCCGAACGCCTCCCTGATGCGGCGGCCGAGCGACTTCGGCTTCCCTTCATCACGCTCGGTAGCCGAAGCACCGGCCAGGCGGCTTTTCCCTTGTTCATTCGGCATGGGCCAATGCTGCAGGAAGCCAGGCGAGGCCCGTTCAACAGCTATGGCCTTAGCCATGAGGCAACGGTTCCCTGGTTCTGA
- the csy1 gene encoding type I-F CRISPR-associated protein Csy1, whose product MKELNDRGKAFRTAIAAFIDTRREAKLKGKEDGADAASNKYEYGTWLADAARRVGQIQAVTHVLKATHPDARGSSLHVSPAALPRHVEIGSHVLGEDYAEDVVGNAAALDVFKFLKLEVAGRRLRDWMQAGDDDLRDALNADAAVATDWMSAFGSLVRSDPQPSSHEAAKQIYWLAGEAPADDTQYHLLQPLFSSSLAHAVHAEIREARFGEGNKTARQAYRDKQPFDGIYRDYRHLVARKLGGTKPQNISQLNSDRGGVNYLLASLPPRWTRERPRSLLNLESAQERFAWFEGVRHLLKALGDFLLSNPPQNQETRNTREAIEQALGLQLAYFASTIHARFEPGWTRDPNCELPLCERLWLDPARIDLPNREDSEHPEWQQQDRDFKAAYDFGDWPDEVAGRFANWLSDQLREAGIAGLGDDQFRHWAAQAIVDAAWPVPLRRRAPTGDAA is encoded by the coding sequence ATGAAAGAACTGAACGATAGAGGTAAAGCCTTCCGCACAGCCATCGCCGCATTCATCGACACGCGGCGCGAGGCCAAGCTGAAGGGCAAGGAAGACGGTGCCGACGCGGCATCCAACAAGTACGAGTACGGCACCTGGCTGGCCGATGCGGCGCGCCGGGTCGGCCAGATCCAGGCGGTGACCCATGTGCTCAAGGCCACCCACCCCGATGCGCGCGGCAGCAGCCTGCACGTCTCACCCGCCGCACTGCCGCGACACGTCGAGATCGGCAGCCACGTCCTCGGCGAGGACTATGCCGAGGACGTGGTCGGCAACGCCGCGGCACTGGACGTGTTCAAGTTCCTCAAGCTGGAAGTCGCGGGCCGGCGCCTGCGCGACTGGATGCAAGCCGGCGACGACGATCTGCGCGACGCACTGAATGCCGATGCCGCGGTGGCGACCGACTGGATGAGCGCGTTTGGCAGCCTGGTCCGCAGCGACCCGCAGCCCAGCTCGCACGAGGCAGCCAAGCAGATCTACTGGCTGGCCGGCGAAGCGCCGGCCGACGACACCCAGTACCACCTGCTGCAGCCGTTGTTCTCCAGCAGCCTGGCGCATGCCGTGCATGCCGAGATCCGGGAGGCGCGCTTCGGCGAGGGTAACAAGACGGCGCGACAGGCCTATCGCGACAAGCAACCATTCGACGGCATCTACCGCGACTACCGCCACCTGGTCGCACGCAAGCTGGGCGGCACCAAGCCGCAGAACATCAGCCAGCTCAACAGCGATCGCGGCGGCGTGAACTACCTGCTGGCCTCGCTGCCGCCGCGCTGGACGCGCGAGCGCCCGCGCAGCCTGCTCAACCTGGAGTCGGCCCAGGAACGCTTCGCCTGGTTCGAGGGGGTACGCCATCTGCTCAAGGCGTTGGGCGACTTCCTGCTGAGCAATCCCCCGCAAAACCAAGAAACACGGAACACGCGCGAAGCCATCGAACAAGCGCTCGGCCTGCAACTGGCCTACTTCGCCAGCACCATCCACGCCCGCTTCGAGCCTGGCTGGACGCGCGATCCCAACTGCGAATTGCCGTTGTGCGAGCGACTATGGCTGGACCCGGCGCGGATCGACCTGCCGAACCGCGAAGACTCCGAACACCCAGAATGGCAGCAGCAGGATCGCGACTTCAAAGCCGCCTACGACTTCGGCGACTGGCCCGACGAGGTCGCCGGGCGCTTCGCCAACTGGCTCAGCGACCAGCTACGCGAGGCGGGAATTGCCGGCCTCGGCGACGACCAGTTCCGGCATTGGGCCGCGCAGGCCATCGTCGATGCGGCCTGGCCGGTGCCGTTGCGGCGGCGTGCACCGACAGGAGACGCAGCATGA